From the genome of Silurus meridionalis isolate SWU-2019-XX chromosome 12, ASM1480568v1, whole genome shotgun sequence, one region includes:
- the ccdc105 gene encoding coiled-coil domain-containing protein 105 — protein MQGGTVVRSAPYTAVIIGSKCPGDETLSSIRRAERLVLQSHVRTLDCTARYRAPPHSSQLPGPTLRAYSVKKDVIQTRPASSGTLLNSFCGTGPFPPPALREQSAGLSKALSAEYTRAVRQVEGNLRRQAGRINEAATRLNHQKEKLEKLLRSVRTALLVNKKTTEERTRRPATETEKDEADFLLCHEKKGLNELKWNLDVLLKETLTQIQTLTQSSRWLLDCAFERSRVIELLPQKGPPSASVHPSISPLSLEPDPSGPFTPECKEVLESSAAVLQTSKLHSRRIEQVMCDVIKKQAALHQSVNEGLLQKIAQTQSLQQRLTMSSAATRQAIYRKKRQMQCASYSHGRALGPVSSGDLFCRERINRPIVQVYERHPTFQLPETRLLAQGKAMLKHHLEREEKTVGELQDVHLQLEDDFCVKRESARVDSAALRLRRMNTSHIFV, from the exons ATGCAAGGTGGTACGGTGGTTAGGTCAGCTCCGTATACCGCGGTCATAATCGGATCTAAATGTCCAGGGGATGAAACTCTTAGCTCCATCAGGCGTGCTGAGCGCCTGGTGCTCCAGTCTCATGTACGCACTCTGGATTGCACCGCACGCTATCGAGCTCCACCTCACTCATCCCAGCTCCCGGGTCCAACACTTCGGGCCTACAGTGTTAAAAAGGACGTAATACAAACTCGACCTGCATCTTCTGGCACTCTG CTGAATTCATTTTGCGGGACTGGCCCGTTCCCACCGCCTGCGCTTCGCGAGCAAAGTGCAGGCCTCAGCAAAGCACTGTCTGCTGAATACACCCGTGCAGTACGGCAGGTAGAAGGTAATTTACGGAGACAGGCTGGGAGGATCAACGAAGCAGCCACTAGGCTGAATCATCAGAAAGAGAAATTAGAGAAGCTGCTACGAAGTGTCAGGACAGCACTGCTTGTCAACAAGAAAACCACAGAGGAGCGAACACGAAGACCAGCAACTGAGACA GAAAAAGATGAAGCTGATTTTCTGCTCTGCCATGAGAAAAAAGGCTTGAACGAGCTGAAGTGGAACCTGGACGTTCTGCTGAAAGAaactttaactcaaatacag ACACTAACTCAAAGCAGCAGATGGCTCCTGGACTGTGCCTTTGAAAGGTCCAGGGTAATTGAGCTGCTCCCTCAGAAAGGACCACCTTCAGCATCTGTCCATCCCTCAATCTCTCCTCTTTCACTGGAACCTGACCCTTCTGGTCCGTTTACTCCAG AGTGTAAAGAGGTGCTTGAGTCATCAGCAGCAGTCTTGCAGACGTCTAAGCTGCACAGCAGGAGAATTGAACAGGTCATGTGTGATGTTATCAAGAAACAAGCAGCTCTACACCAGTCAGTTAATGAAGGTCTACTACAGAAAATTGCACAAACCCAGAGTCTACAG CAACGTCTAACGATGAGCTCAGCAGCCACTAGACAGGCCATCTACCGCAAAAAGAGACAGATGCAGTGTGCCAGCTACAGCCATGGAAGAGCTCTG GGTCCAGTCTCCTCTGGTGACCTGTTCTGCAGAGAAAGGATTAACAGGCCTATTGTGCAGGTGTATGAGAGACACCCAACTTTTCAGCTGCCTGAGACCAGACTCCTAGCACAG GGCAAAGCTATGCTAAAGCACCATTTGGAGCGTGAAGAGAAAACAGTAGGAGAGCTGCAAGATGTACATCTGCAGCTGGAGGATGACTTTTGTGTAAAGAGAGAGTCAGCAAGGGTGGACTCTGCCGCACTCCGGCTTCGAAGAATGAATACCTCTCACATATTTGTCTAG